GCCCGGATCTTCAACCCATGCCTTTTTCCCACTTAATCCCAGAACATGTAATGTAAGGCCCAGTCCACCAGAGAAACCAGAAGTAATAAATACTTGGTCAGGAGTACATTGAATTCCTCTCGATAAAGCTAAATAAGCAGCAATTTCTCGGCGAAGACCATATTCACCCCGAGCGTCAGGGTAGCTTGGCCACCCACTTGACTCATTACGCACAGAACTTGATCTAATTTTTGAAAATAACTTTGCAGGAAAGATTTCTTTTGAGGGAACACCTAATTGGAAAATGCCATGTATAGATGTCATATCTAAATACATCTGTGTAAACGAACTATTTTGATGACCTTCTTGAGTAGAGATTGGTTTAATTGCTTGGTAGGCAACCCGTGTACCTTGCGATCTAGACGCAATGATAAATTGACCATCGGCAAGCCTTTCATATGCAACTTTTACAGTACCTCTAGAAACACCGAGTTGACTGGCTAAATCGATCCATGAGGGTAAACGATCACCGAGTTGTAGCGTTCCAGAAATAATGGCTTGTTCAATTCCAAAGCGTATTTGTTCTGTTAATGGTGTTTTTAATTTGCGATCTAAATTAATTTTGAGCTGCTGGTACATGCGTGGTACAGCCTTTTAATGCATTTTTGGTTCATGAATTTATACTACGGATCTATAAAATAAAAACAACTCCCTATCTTTATGTAGGTTTAATTTGAATGGAAATGATCAAAAAAAGATTCTTTTTAAGTTTAGGTCTAATGCTTGCATGTATTGCACCGTCTATGGCACATGAGCCAGTAGAAAAAGTTAAACCTAATTTTGAACACGCAATTCCAAATATACCGGGTAAGTCGCTTATTGCATTAGAAGTCGATTATCCACCTGGTGGTGCTTCTATTCCTCATACACATGCGAAATCATCTTTTATATATGCCTATGTAGTTGAGGGAAGTATTGAGTCTAAAGTGAATAATGAGAAGCCAAAAATTTATCAGGCAGGTCAGAGCTGGTTTGAAGAGCCAGGAGCAGTTCATTCTATTAGTCGTAATGTAAGTAA
This region of Acinetobacter sp. XS-4 genomic DNA includes:
- a CDS encoding cupin domain-containing protein, with the protein product MEMIKKRFFLSLGLMLACIAPSMAHEPVEKVKPNFEHAIPNIPGKSLIALEVDYPPGGASIPHTHAKSSFIYAYVVEGSIESKVNNEKPKIYQAGQSWFEEPGAVHSISRNVSKTKPAKLLAVFVVDTDDKELVTPVK